One Thunnus thynnus chromosome 21, fThuThy2.1, whole genome shotgun sequence DNA segment encodes these proteins:
- the pfkpa gene encoding ATP-dependent 6-phosphofructokinase, platelet type isoform X1 yields the protein MAQPDSKKIFFENLSGAGKAIAVLTSGGDAQGMNAAVRAVVRMGLYVGAKVYFIHEGYQGMVDGGENIREASWESVSSMLQVGGTVIGSARCKEFRTHEGRLKAAHNLVQHGITNLCVIGGDGSLTGANLFREEWSGLLGELVEQGLIEADAVQKYSALHIVGMVGSIDNDFCGTDMTIGTDSALHRIIEVVDAIMTTAQSHQRTFVLEVMGRHCGYLALVSALACGADWVLIPEMPPEDGWEDKMCQKLSANRAGMKRLNIIIVAEGAIDRNNKPITTDFIKNLVVKCLGFDTRVTILGHVQRGGTPSAFDRILASRMGVEAVLALLETTANTPACVVSLCGNQSVRLPLMECVQMTQEVQKAMDEKRFEEAVKLRGRSFENNLKTYKLLAHRKPESELPTSNFNVAVLNVGAPAAGMNAAVRSAVRVGISEGHKMFAVSDGFEGFYKGQIKEIKWADVGGWTGQGGSLLGTKRTLPAKHVDKIAEQMRKHNINALLVIGGFEAYECLLQLFEARATYEEFCIPMCMLPATISNNVPGTDLSIGADTALNAIVETCDRIKQSASGTKRRVFIIETMGGYCGYLASVGGLAAGADAAYIYEEPFDIRDLQANVEHLTEKMKTSIQRGLVLRNENCNENYTTDFIYQLYTEEGKGVFDCRKNVLGHMQQGGAPSPFDRNFGTKISAKAMQWISKKLVETFRQGRVFANTEDSCCLLGMRRRALVFQPVVQLKEDTDFVHRIPKEQWWLKLRPLMKILAKYKTSYDVSDSGQLEHVVRIRPKESDASVAM from the exons ATGGCGCAGCCAGACAGCAAGAAGATTTTCTTTGAGAACCTGTCGGGAGCGGGGAAAGCCATCGCAGTGCTGACGAGTGGAGGGGATGCTCAAG ggatGAATGCTGCAGTACGTGCTGTGGTTCGAATGGGGTTGTATGTGGGAGCAAAAGTTTATTTCATTCATGAG GGATATCAGGGTATGGTGGACGGTGGGGAGAACATAAGAGAAGCCTCATGGGAAAGTGTCTCCAGCATGCTACAAGTG GGTGGGACTGTTATTGGCAGCGCCCGCTGCAAAGAGTTTCGCACTCATGAGGGACGCCTGAAGGCCGCTCACAACCTGGTGCAGCATGGCATCACAAACTTGTGTGTGATTGGTGGAGATGGCAGCCTGACAGGAGCCAACCTCTTCAGGGAGGAATGGAGCGGGCTGTTGGGGGAGCTGGTGGAACAAG GTCTGATTGAAGCCGATGCTGTTCAGAAGTACTCGGCCCTTCACATCGTCGGGATGGTTGGCTCCATCGATAACGACTTCTGCGGAACTGACATGACAATCGGTACTGACTCTGCTTTGCACAGAATCATCGAGGTGGTGGACGCAATTATGACAACCGCACAGAG CCACCAGAGGACATTTGTGTTGGAGGTCATGGGCAGACACTGCGG CTACCTGGCCTTGGTTAGCGCCCTGGCTTGCGGGGCAGACTGGGTTTTGATCCCCGAGATGCCCCCAGAGGACGGCTGGGAGGATAAGATGTGTCAAAAACTGTCTGCG AACCGAGCAGGGATGAAAAGGCTGAATATCATAATTGTAGCCGAAGGGGCGATTGATCGTAACAACAAACCCATTACCACTGACTTTATTAAGAAT CTTGTTGTTAAATGCTTGGGTTTCGACACACGGGTGACAATCCTGGGTCACGTGCAGAGAGGAGGGACCCCTTCTGCTTTTGACCGCATCCTG GCCAGTCGTATGGGTGTGGAGGCCGTCTTGGCACTGCTGGAGACCACAGCCAACACCCCAGCTTGTGTGGTCTCTCTGTGCGGAAACCAATCGGTGCGCCTGCCTCTGATGGAGTGTGTACAGATG ACTCAAGAGGTCCAGAAGGCCATGGACGAGAAAAGGTTTGAGGAGGCAGTTAAGCTCCGGGGCAG gagTTTTGAAAACAACCTGAAGACGTACAAACTGTTGGCTCATCGTAAACCAGAGTCCGAACTGCCAACC AGCAACTTCAACGTGGCGGTGTTGAATGTGGgtgcccctgcagcaggcatgAATGCTGCTGTCCGCTCAGCCGTCAGGGTGGGCATTTCAGAGGGACACAAGATGTTTGCTGTCAGTGACGGGTTTGAGGGATTCTACAAAGGACAG ATTAAGGAGATTAAATGGGCTGATGTTGGAGGATGGACGGGACAGGGTGGATCTCTGCTGGGAACTAAAAG AACACTTCCTGCCAAGCATGTTGACAAAATTGCTGAGCAGATGCGAAAGCACAACATAAATGCTCTGCTAGTTATCGGTGGATTTGAG GCGTATGAgtgtctgctgcagctgtttgagGCTCGCGCTACCTATGAGGAGTTTTGCATCCCGATGTGTATGCTGCCTGCCACCATAAGTAACAATGTACCGGGCACTGATCTAAGTATCGGGGCAGACACGGCCCTCAATGCCATCGTGGAG ACTTGCGACCGCATCAAGCAGTCGGCCAGTGGGACAAAGAGACGCGTGTTCATCATTGAGACCATGGGGGGCTACTGCGGCTACCTGGCCAGTgtaggaggtctggctgctggAGCCGACGCCGCCTACATCTATGAGGAGCCATTTGACATCAGAGACCTGCAG GCCAATGTTGAACATTTGACGGAGAAAATGAAGACGAGCATTCAAAGAGGACTGGTGCTCAG GAACGAGAACTGTAATGAAAACTACACCACAGACTTCATCTACCAGCTGTATACTGAAGAAGGAAAGGGGGTGTTTGACTGCAGGAAGAATGTGCTGGGACACATGCAGCAG GGAGGTGCACCGTCTCCGTTTGACCGTAACTTCGGGACCAAAATCTCCGCCAAGGCCATGCAATGGATTTCTAAAAAGCTGGTGGAGACGTTCAGACAAG GCCGAGTGTTCGCTAACACCGAGGATAGCTGTTGTTTGCTGGGGATGCGCCGCAGGGCTCTGGTCTTCCAGCCAGTTGTACAACTCAAGGAGGACACAGACTTTGT TCACAGGATCCCCAAGGAGCAGTGGTGGTTGAAGCTGCGTCCTCTGATGAAGATCCTCGCCAAGTACAAGACCAGCTACGACGTCTCTGACTCCGGTCAGCTGGAGCACGTCGTACGCATCCGGCCCAAAGAGTCGGACGCCTCAGTAGCCATGTga
- the pfkpa gene encoding ATP-dependent 6-phosphofructokinase, platelet type isoform X3 produces MAQPDSKKIFFENLSGAGKAIAVLTSGGDAQGMNAAVRAVVRMGLYVGAKVYFIHEGYQGMVDGGENIREASWESVSSMLQVGGTVIGSARCKEFRTHEGRLKAAHNLVQHGITNLCVIGGDGSLTGANLFREEWSGLLGELVEQGLIEADAVQKYSALHIVGMVGSIDNDFCGTDMTIGTDSALHRIIEVVDAIMTTAQSHQRTFVLEVMGRHCGYLALVSALACGADWVLIPEMPPEDGWEDKMCQKLSATRSRGTRLNIIIVAEGAIDRHGKPITSSIVKDLVVKCLGFDTRVTILGHVQRGGTPSAFDRILASRMGVEAVLALLETTANTPACVVSLCGNQSVRLPLMECVQMTQEVQKAMDEKRFEEAVKLRGRSFENNLKTYKLLAHRKPESELPTSNFNVAVLNVGAPAAGMNAAVRSAVRVGISEGHKMFAVSDGFEGFYKGQIKEIKWADVGGWTGQGGSLLGTKRTLPAKHVDKIAEQMRKHNINALLVIGGFEAYECLLQLFEARATYEEFCIPMCMLPATISNNVPGTDLSIGADTALNAIVETCDRIKQSASGTKRRVFIIETMGGYCGYLASVGGLAAGADAAYIYEEPFDIRDLQANVEHLTEKMKTSIQRGLVLRNENCNENYTTDFIYQLYTEEGKGVFDCRKNVLGHMQQGGAPSPFDRNFGTKISAKAMQWISKKLVETFRQGRVFANTEDSCCLLGMRRRALVFQPVVQLKEDTDFVHRIPKEQWWLKLRPLMKILAKYKTSYDVSDSGQLEHVVRIRPKESDASVAM; encoded by the exons ATGGCGCAGCCAGACAGCAAGAAGATTTTCTTTGAGAACCTGTCGGGAGCGGGGAAAGCCATCGCAGTGCTGACGAGTGGAGGGGATGCTCAAG ggatGAATGCTGCAGTACGTGCTGTGGTTCGAATGGGGTTGTATGTGGGAGCAAAAGTTTATTTCATTCATGAG GGATATCAGGGTATGGTGGACGGTGGGGAGAACATAAGAGAAGCCTCATGGGAAAGTGTCTCCAGCATGCTACAAGTG GGTGGGACTGTTATTGGCAGCGCCCGCTGCAAAGAGTTTCGCACTCATGAGGGACGCCTGAAGGCCGCTCACAACCTGGTGCAGCATGGCATCACAAACTTGTGTGTGATTGGTGGAGATGGCAGCCTGACAGGAGCCAACCTCTTCAGGGAGGAATGGAGCGGGCTGTTGGGGGAGCTGGTGGAACAAG GTCTGATTGAAGCCGATGCTGTTCAGAAGTACTCGGCCCTTCACATCGTCGGGATGGTTGGCTCCATCGATAACGACTTCTGCGGAACTGACATGACAATCGGTACTGACTCTGCTTTGCACAGAATCATCGAGGTGGTGGACGCAATTATGACAACCGCACAGAG CCACCAGAGGACATTTGTGTTGGAGGTCATGGGCAGACACTGCGG CTACCTGGCCTTGGTTAGCGCCCTGGCTTGCGGGGCAGACTGGGTTTTGATCCCCGAGATGCCCCCAGAGGACGGCTGGGAGGATAAGATGTGTCAAAAACTGTCTGCG ACCCGTTCCAGGGGCACAAGGCTGAACATAATCATAGTTGCAGAGGGAGCCATTGACAGGCATGGGAAGCCTATAACCTCTAGTATTGTCAAGGAT CTTGTTGTTAAATGCTTGGGTTTCGACACACGGGTGACAATCCTGGGTCACGTGCAGAGAGGAGGGACCCCTTCTGCTTTTGACCGCATCCTG GCCAGTCGTATGGGTGTGGAGGCCGTCTTGGCACTGCTGGAGACCACAGCCAACACCCCAGCTTGTGTGGTCTCTCTGTGCGGAAACCAATCGGTGCGCCTGCCTCTGATGGAGTGTGTACAGATG ACTCAAGAGGTCCAGAAGGCCATGGACGAGAAAAGGTTTGAGGAGGCAGTTAAGCTCCGGGGCAG gagTTTTGAAAACAACCTGAAGACGTACAAACTGTTGGCTCATCGTAAACCAGAGTCCGAACTGCCAACC AGCAACTTCAACGTGGCGGTGTTGAATGTGGgtgcccctgcagcaggcatgAATGCTGCTGTCCGCTCAGCCGTCAGGGTGGGCATTTCAGAGGGACACAAGATGTTTGCTGTCAGTGACGGGTTTGAGGGATTCTACAAAGGACAG ATTAAGGAGATTAAATGGGCTGATGTTGGAGGATGGACGGGACAGGGTGGATCTCTGCTGGGAACTAAAAG AACACTTCCTGCCAAGCATGTTGACAAAATTGCTGAGCAGATGCGAAAGCACAACATAAATGCTCTGCTAGTTATCGGTGGATTTGAG GCGTATGAgtgtctgctgcagctgtttgagGCTCGCGCTACCTATGAGGAGTTTTGCATCCCGATGTGTATGCTGCCTGCCACCATAAGTAACAATGTACCGGGCACTGATCTAAGTATCGGGGCAGACACGGCCCTCAATGCCATCGTGGAG ACTTGCGACCGCATCAAGCAGTCGGCCAGTGGGACAAAGAGACGCGTGTTCATCATTGAGACCATGGGGGGCTACTGCGGCTACCTGGCCAGTgtaggaggtctggctgctggAGCCGACGCCGCCTACATCTATGAGGAGCCATTTGACATCAGAGACCTGCAG GCCAATGTTGAACATTTGACGGAGAAAATGAAGACGAGCATTCAAAGAGGACTGGTGCTCAG GAACGAGAACTGTAATGAAAACTACACCACAGACTTCATCTACCAGCTGTATACTGAAGAAGGAAAGGGGGTGTTTGACTGCAGGAAGAATGTGCTGGGACACATGCAGCAG GGAGGTGCACCGTCTCCGTTTGACCGTAACTTCGGGACCAAAATCTCCGCCAAGGCCATGCAATGGATTTCTAAAAAGCTGGTGGAGACGTTCAGACAAG GCCGAGTGTTCGCTAACACCGAGGATAGCTGTTGTTTGCTGGGGATGCGCCGCAGGGCTCTGGTCTTCCAGCCAGTTGTACAACTCAAGGAGGACACAGACTTTGT TCACAGGATCCCCAAGGAGCAGTGGTGGTTGAAGCTGCGTCCTCTGATGAAGATCCTCGCCAAGTACAAGACCAGCTACGACGTCTCTGACTCCGGTCAGCTGGAGCACGTCGTACGCATCCGGCCCAAAGAGTCGGACGCCTCAGTAGCCATGTga
- the pfkpa gene encoding ATP-dependent 6-phosphofructokinase, platelet type isoform X4, producing the protein MAQPDSKKIFFENLSGAGKAIAVLTSGGDAQGMNAAVRAVVRMGLYVGAKVYFIHEGYQGMVDGGENIREASWESVSSMLQVGGTVIGSARCKEFRTHEGRLKAAHNLVQHGITNLCVIGGDGSLTGANLFREEWSGLLGELVEQGLIEADAVQKYSALHIVGMVGSIDNDFCGTDMTIGTDSALHRIIEVVDAIMTTAQSHQRTFVLEVMGRHCGYLALVSALACGADWVLIPEMPPEDGWEDKMCQKLSATRSRGTRLNIIIVAEGAIDRHGKPITSSIVKDLVVKCLGFDTRVTILGHVQRGGTPSAFDRILASRMGVEAVLALLETTANTPACVVSLCGNQSVRLPLMECVQMTQEVQKAMDEKRFEEAVKLRGRSFENNLKTYKLLAHRKPESELPTSNFNVAVLNVGAPAAGMNAAVRSAVRVGISEGHKMFAVSDGFEGFYKGQIKEIKWADVGGWTGQGGSLLGTKRTLPAKHVDKIAEQMRKHNINALLVIGGFEALLSLLELLTARGKYDEFCVPMVMVPATVSNNVPGSDLSIGADTALNAITTTCDRIKQSASGTKRRVFIIETMGGYCGYLASVGGLAAGADAAYIYEEPFDIRDLQANVEHLTEKMKTSIQRGLVLRNENCNENYTTDFIYQLYTEEGKGVFDCRKNVLGHMQQGGAPSPFDRNFGTKISAKAMQWISKKLVETFRQGRVFANTEDSCCLLGMRRRALVFQPVVQLKEDTDFVHRIPKEQWWLKLRPLMKILAKYKTSYDVSDSGQLEHVVRIRPKESDASVAM; encoded by the exons ATGGCGCAGCCAGACAGCAAGAAGATTTTCTTTGAGAACCTGTCGGGAGCGGGGAAAGCCATCGCAGTGCTGACGAGTGGAGGGGATGCTCAAG ggatGAATGCTGCAGTACGTGCTGTGGTTCGAATGGGGTTGTATGTGGGAGCAAAAGTTTATTTCATTCATGAG GGATATCAGGGTATGGTGGACGGTGGGGAGAACATAAGAGAAGCCTCATGGGAAAGTGTCTCCAGCATGCTACAAGTG GGTGGGACTGTTATTGGCAGCGCCCGCTGCAAAGAGTTTCGCACTCATGAGGGACGCCTGAAGGCCGCTCACAACCTGGTGCAGCATGGCATCACAAACTTGTGTGTGATTGGTGGAGATGGCAGCCTGACAGGAGCCAACCTCTTCAGGGAGGAATGGAGCGGGCTGTTGGGGGAGCTGGTGGAACAAG GTCTGATTGAAGCCGATGCTGTTCAGAAGTACTCGGCCCTTCACATCGTCGGGATGGTTGGCTCCATCGATAACGACTTCTGCGGAACTGACATGACAATCGGTACTGACTCTGCTTTGCACAGAATCATCGAGGTGGTGGACGCAATTATGACAACCGCACAGAG CCACCAGAGGACATTTGTGTTGGAGGTCATGGGCAGACACTGCGG CTACCTGGCCTTGGTTAGCGCCCTGGCTTGCGGGGCAGACTGGGTTTTGATCCCCGAGATGCCCCCAGAGGACGGCTGGGAGGATAAGATGTGTCAAAAACTGTCTGCG ACCCGTTCCAGGGGCACAAGGCTGAACATAATCATAGTTGCAGAGGGAGCCATTGACAGGCATGGGAAGCCTATAACCTCTAGTATTGTCAAGGAT CTTGTTGTTAAATGCTTGGGTTTCGACACACGGGTGACAATCCTGGGTCACGTGCAGAGAGGAGGGACCCCTTCTGCTTTTGACCGCATCCTG GCCAGTCGTATGGGTGTGGAGGCCGTCTTGGCACTGCTGGAGACCACAGCCAACACCCCAGCTTGTGTGGTCTCTCTGTGCGGAAACCAATCGGTGCGCCTGCCTCTGATGGAGTGTGTACAGATG ACTCAAGAGGTCCAGAAGGCCATGGACGAGAAAAGGTTTGAGGAGGCAGTTAAGCTCCGGGGCAG gagTTTTGAAAACAACCTGAAGACGTACAAACTGTTGGCTCATCGTAAACCAGAGTCCGAACTGCCAACC AGCAACTTCAACGTGGCGGTGTTGAATGTGGgtgcccctgcagcaggcatgAATGCTGCTGTCCGCTCAGCCGTCAGGGTGGGCATTTCAGAGGGACACAAGATGTTTGCTGTCAGTGACGGGTTTGAGGGATTCTACAAAGGACAG ATTAAGGAGATTAAATGGGCTGATGTTGGAGGATGGACGGGACAGGGTGGATCTCTGCTGGGAACTAAAAG AACACTTCCTGCCAAGCATGTTGACAAAATTGCTGAGCAGATGCGAAAGCACAACATAAATGCTCTGCTAGTTATCGGTGGATTTGAG GCCTTGCTGTCACTGCTGGAATTGTTAACGGCGCGCGGGAAATATGACGAGTTCTGTGTGCCCATGGTCATGGTCCCAGCCACTGTCTCCAACAATGTGCCGGGCTCAGACCTCAGCATTGGCGCTGACACGGCTCTGAACGCCATCACTACT ACTTGCGACCGCATCAAGCAGTCGGCCAGTGGGACAAAGAGACGCGTGTTCATCATTGAGACCATGGGGGGCTACTGCGGCTACCTGGCCAGTgtaggaggtctggctgctggAGCCGACGCCGCCTACATCTATGAGGAGCCATTTGACATCAGAGACCTGCAG GCCAATGTTGAACATTTGACGGAGAAAATGAAGACGAGCATTCAAAGAGGACTGGTGCTCAG GAACGAGAACTGTAATGAAAACTACACCACAGACTTCATCTACCAGCTGTATACTGAAGAAGGAAAGGGGGTGTTTGACTGCAGGAAGAATGTGCTGGGACACATGCAGCAG GGAGGTGCACCGTCTCCGTTTGACCGTAACTTCGGGACCAAAATCTCCGCCAAGGCCATGCAATGGATTTCTAAAAAGCTGGTGGAGACGTTCAGACAAG GCCGAGTGTTCGCTAACACCGAGGATAGCTGTTGTTTGCTGGGGATGCGCCGCAGGGCTCTGGTCTTCCAGCCAGTTGTACAACTCAAGGAGGACACAGACTTTGT TCACAGGATCCCCAAGGAGCAGTGGTGGTTGAAGCTGCGTCCTCTGATGAAGATCCTCGCCAAGTACAAGACCAGCTACGACGTCTCTGACTCCGGTCAGCTGGAGCACGTCGTACGCATCCGGCCCAAAGAGTCGGACGCCTCAGTAGCCATGTga
- the pfkpa gene encoding ATP-dependent 6-phosphofructokinase, platelet type isoform X5, with protein MAQPDSKKIFFENLSGAGKAIAVLTSGGDAQGMNAAVRAVVRMGLYVGAKVYFIHEGYQGMVDGGENIREASWESVSSMLQVGGTVIGSARCKEFRTHEGRLKAAHNLVQHGITNLCVIGGDGSLTGANLFREEWSGLLGELVEQGLIEADAVQKYSALHIVGMVGSIDNDFCGTDMTIGTDSALHRIIEVVDAIMTTAQSHQRTFVLEVMGRHCGYLALVSALACGADWVLIPEMPPEDGWEDKMCQKLSANRAGMKRLNIIIVAEGAIDRNNKPITTDFIKNLVVKCLGFDTRVTILGHVQRGGTPSAFDRILASRMGVEAVLALLETTANTPACVVSLCGNQSVRLPLMECVQMTQEVQKAMDEKRFEEAVKLRGRSFENNLKTYKLLAHRKPESELPTSNFNVAVLNVGAPAAGMNAAVRSAVRVGISEGHKMFAVSDGFEGFYKGQIKEIKWADVGGWTGQGGSLLGTKRTLPAKHVDKIAEQMRKHNINALLVIGGFEALLSLLELLTARGKYDEFCVPMVMVPATVSNNVPGSDLSIGADTALNAITTAYECLLQLFEARATYEEFCIPMCMLPATISNNVPGTDLSIGADTALNAIVETCDRIKQSASGTKRRVFIIETMGGYCGYLASVGGLAAGADAAYIYEEPFDIRDLQANVEHLTEKMKTSIQRGLVLRNENCNENYTTDFIYQLYTEEGKGVFDCRKNVLGHMQQGGAPSPFDRNFGTKISAKAMQWISKKLVETFRQGRVFANTEDSCCLLGMRRRALVFQPVVQLKEDTDFVHRIPKEQWWLKLRPLMKILAKYKTSYDVSDSGQLEHVVRIRPKESDASVAM; from the exons ATGGCGCAGCCAGACAGCAAGAAGATTTTCTTTGAGAACCTGTCGGGAGCGGGGAAAGCCATCGCAGTGCTGACGAGTGGAGGGGATGCTCAAG ggatGAATGCTGCAGTACGTGCTGTGGTTCGAATGGGGTTGTATGTGGGAGCAAAAGTTTATTTCATTCATGAG GGATATCAGGGTATGGTGGACGGTGGGGAGAACATAAGAGAAGCCTCATGGGAAAGTGTCTCCAGCATGCTACAAGTG GGTGGGACTGTTATTGGCAGCGCCCGCTGCAAAGAGTTTCGCACTCATGAGGGACGCCTGAAGGCCGCTCACAACCTGGTGCAGCATGGCATCACAAACTTGTGTGTGATTGGTGGAGATGGCAGCCTGACAGGAGCCAACCTCTTCAGGGAGGAATGGAGCGGGCTGTTGGGGGAGCTGGTGGAACAAG GTCTGATTGAAGCCGATGCTGTTCAGAAGTACTCGGCCCTTCACATCGTCGGGATGGTTGGCTCCATCGATAACGACTTCTGCGGAACTGACATGACAATCGGTACTGACTCTGCTTTGCACAGAATCATCGAGGTGGTGGACGCAATTATGACAACCGCACAGAG CCACCAGAGGACATTTGTGTTGGAGGTCATGGGCAGACACTGCGG CTACCTGGCCTTGGTTAGCGCCCTGGCTTGCGGGGCAGACTGGGTTTTGATCCCCGAGATGCCCCCAGAGGACGGCTGGGAGGATAAGATGTGTCAAAAACTGTCTGCG AACCGAGCAGGGATGAAAAGGCTGAATATCATAATTGTAGCCGAAGGGGCGATTGATCGTAACAACAAACCCATTACCACTGACTTTATTAAGAAT CTTGTTGTTAAATGCTTGGGTTTCGACACACGGGTGACAATCCTGGGTCACGTGCAGAGAGGAGGGACCCCTTCTGCTTTTGACCGCATCCTG GCCAGTCGTATGGGTGTGGAGGCCGTCTTGGCACTGCTGGAGACCACAGCCAACACCCCAGCTTGTGTGGTCTCTCTGTGCGGAAACCAATCGGTGCGCCTGCCTCTGATGGAGTGTGTACAGATG ACTCAAGAGGTCCAGAAGGCCATGGACGAGAAAAGGTTTGAGGAGGCAGTTAAGCTCCGGGGCAG gagTTTTGAAAACAACCTGAAGACGTACAAACTGTTGGCTCATCGTAAACCAGAGTCCGAACTGCCAACC AGCAACTTCAACGTGGCGGTGTTGAATGTGGgtgcccctgcagcaggcatgAATGCTGCTGTCCGCTCAGCCGTCAGGGTGGGCATTTCAGAGGGACACAAGATGTTTGCTGTCAGTGACGGGTTTGAGGGATTCTACAAAGGACAG ATTAAGGAGATTAAATGGGCTGATGTTGGAGGATGGACGGGACAGGGTGGATCTCTGCTGGGAACTAAAAG AACACTTCCTGCCAAGCATGTTGACAAAATTGCTGAGCAGATGCGAAAGCACAACATAAATGCTCTGCTAGTTATCGGTGGATTTGAG GCCTTGCTGTCACTGCTGGAATTGTTAACGGCGCGCGGGAAATATGACGAGTTCTGTGTGCCCATGGTCATGGTCCCAGCCACTGTCTCCAACAATGTGCCGGGCTCAGACCTCAGCATTGGCGCTGACACGGCTCTGAACGCCATCACTACT GCGTATGAgtgtctgctgcagctgtttgagGCTCGCGCTACCTATGAGGAGTTTTGCATCCCGATGTGTATGCTGCCTGCCACCATAAGTAACAATGTACCGGGCACTGATCTAAGTATCGGGGCAGACACGGCCCTCAATGCCATCGTGGAG ACTTGCGACCGCATCAAGCAGTCGGCCAGTGGGACAAAGAGACGCGTGTTCATCATTGAGACCATGGGGGGCTACTGCGGCTACCTGGCCAGTgtaggaggtctggctgctggAGCCGACGCCGCCTACATCTATGAGGAGCCATTTGACATCAGAGACCTGCAG GCCAATGTTGAACATTTGACGGAGAAAATGAAGACGAGCATTCAAAGAGGACTGGTGCTCAG GAACGAGAACTGTAATGAAAACTACACCACAGACTTCATCTACCAGCTGTATACTGAAGAAGGAAAGGGGGTGTTTGACTGCAGGAAGAATGTGCTGGGACACATGCAGCAG GGAGGTGCACCGTCTCCGTTTGACCGTAACTTCGGGACCAAAATCTCCGCCAAGGCCATGCAATGGATTTCTAAAAAGCTGGTGGAGACGTTCAGACAAG GCCGAGTGTTCGCTAACACCGAGGATAGCTGTTGTTTGCTGGGGATGCGCCGCAGGGCTCTGGTCTTCCAGCCAGTTGTACAACTCAAGGAGGACACAGACTTTGT TCACAGGATCCCCAAGGAGCAGTGGTGGTTGAAGCTGCGTCCTCTGATGAAGATCCTCGCCAAGTACAAGACCAGCTACGACGTCTCTGACTCCGGTCAGCTGGAGCACGTCGTACGCATCCGGCCCAAAGAGTCGGACGCCTCAGTAGCCATGTga